The region ATCTTTTATAGTAGTTGTATTGATAAATCTATGCTAGCTCACTAACTAGGTTGAGTCAAAAGTAAACAATATTACACATCCTTTGTAGTAGTTGCATGAGTTGTCACAATTTTTTAGTAGTACAACATATATGTCTCATACAGttaaatttatcatttatagttttataccactcaaataaaatttatcatttatagttttataccactcaaatatttttattttcaaaaggaTAATAATTCTTAGAATCGTCACAATCTAAATTGTAAATGATCAAACTTAGTACTCAATTCTTTTGGTTCCATAACCTAAATTCATTAAAGCCGGCAAATgttactactagtatataaaCTAGAAAAACATGCATCCCAATAAAAATCGGTGCATATTTAATTGAGTAAATCACCATGAAATAGACCTGACATACAATCTCCAATATGGAAATGAAAATTCCTACCCCTCCCCCAACCTAGCAAGTAATAGGTTATACTTTAATGTGTAAATACGTTACAACTTTTGaaagtaaattaaaatgtacaaataattgataattgtaatgcccaaaaagaaaatttgacATCTTGTAGTACACCCTATTGTGTCATGTGGCAGCTCAATCTAATCTTTTAACTTCACCCTAGAATTAATAAATACACTTATTAATTCACGATGATGGAATCCCCAACAAAAGTTCAATGAATTGCCTTCTGCACTCTCACGTGATTTTCTGCATTTTCAGAGTTAAAATTCTTGATATCAAATGTCACTCCCATATCTAATTCACATGCCCTGCATTGAGTATACTTCTCTTTTCTGTTGCCATAATTAAATAATCGGTCATGTACCAAAGACTTATTCAAAGTTTAACCTATACTGGTACGTATATAGTTCAGtgtgattaattaattacattattACTAACTAACTGTTTTCTTAAATAAATTAAGTTATATTCAATCACGTACGAGTGGTGCAATCAATATACCTAAGTACAGTATTCATCAAAAACCAAAGGAAAGAATATTAGAAAGTTGATTTATGTATTCGAAATCAAAGTTTAGTTTGATGATTAAGATTAAGTCCTCACACCAACTTGACATATTCTTCAAAATCATATAGGTTTAAACAATGAATATCCAAATAATTTCCTACCATTTTAATAGTCTCTTCTTTCCAATAAATCTCATATTTTAAACTAGTAAATATATTAAATGCGCGAGCCTGGAGCAACTAATTAGTTGCTCCGGGCATTATATGCAAACAAAGAAGCGATAAAATAAATGATCAATAATATTCAAATATGACACATACTTCGTACTGTGTTTAATAGGAGTATATGTTTTCTAACACTAAGTAGAAGTGGACTTATATTAAGAAGCCACCTATTTCAAATAATTTGAGACgtaaaaaaatatggagtagtacATTTACTAAATTATGAAGAATTTTTCTTCAATAACATGCACAATTGTTGTCATATCCTCTGAAGTTATAAGTAAAATTGACCACCATGTGACGAAATTCtctcatttaaaataaaatatgttatcTATAGGGGCTCCAATCATGTTACACAGGATGGCAATTTGATGGAATTTTGTCGTTTTTCTCTATTTCATGATTTAATTTGAGcataaattactcaaaataattACTGATCAATAATTAACAGCAATCATAAATGGAGTATATTCGAAATCAATGCCTACTATacaatactctctccgtttcttcatagttgaggcgaaacttttcggcacggagttttagAAAGTAATGTTGGgtatgttaaataaatagataaaaaagtgagagaaatgaaaaggtagagagaataaagtataaaatgaataaagtaagaacgagaaaaaagttaccatatatgaaaatgactcaactatgaaggaactttccgaaatggaaaaatgactcaactataaaggaacggatggagtattatttttttatcgcTTAAATATATCCATCGTCAATCAGGGACTTTCTCAAGATTTGCGAGAAAATTTATCATTATTtgcaaaatatattaaatatttatagtttGTTAGCAATATGCTGTCAATTGTCAGAAATTCAGTGTAGAGACCAGTGAAGTATTTAGACAGATTACCTAATTGATTtggattattaaaaaattagaaaattcgaTCCAAAGTGTTGCCTTTCACGTTTCAATGGCCAATCTTTTTAAATCCATGTTTTGGAATCTTAGCAAATGTGACGCACACAACTTTGGTTTGATGCATAACTTCGACATGATAGTTGATCGCATATGGCAATGAACTTGAGACAAATTTACGACAGTAAAAGTAAGGAGTATCAAAAAgcttcaacaaaaaaaattctaaaaaatctaCCGTCCTAAAGttcgtatatatatatatatatttcatttgCAATAAAATACTATAACAAATTTATAGCAAAATCAACAATGCGCATGACATGTactctaaataaaataaatgtcaCTATTTTTTAGTTGAACAAAACCAATACTTAAATTATACTCCGGCAATTTATTTTTaggagaaaaaatatttttgaggaAGTCTCGTTTATTTTTATGAGGAGAAAATGTCACAGTGCCCGGCAATTGCACCACCAGCAAATTATTTTGAGGAAGTCTTATTTAATCTTTTTTATAGTCTGCAGTCTGCACCAAACCAAACTGATCTCATCAGTCTTCCCATATTTATTTTTGGTCCCAATCATCACGCAAGCAACACAACTAGTGCACGAAAATTTTCAGCATTAAAtttgttttcatatttaattattggAAAAGGAATTTATGGCAGTCCAAGTTTCCATTTTCCAATGCAACTAGCTTGTTTTGTTTCTCTCCATTCACAAGTCCCATCAGAAATCAGAAATCAGAAATCAGAATTCACAAGAGACAATCGATACAAGTTATACAATTATATACATTCAGTTATCcgtcattacataattaatataGTTAAATACTGATGAATAAATTTTGTTGAAATTGACactgataaaataaataaatatagttaaatactagtactatgttAGTACTACTTACCACGCATACTGAAAAGCAAAATTTTACACAGATGAATAAATTTCAGTGGGCGAAAATGTTACGCTCTCACTAAAAAAAGTTGATAAAACCAAATGTTATGGTTTTAAATCTCATAAATGTTATGCTCTCAaaagaaagaaattgataaaattatgattttaaaGCTCAGAGTACTACATTGTTAAACATAAAATATAgcaaaatatataagtatttgaatgaaataaaatactactccatactCCAAGTAGTAAAACAGAATGTAAGTTAGGAGTGTAACAGAATTTGCATGAGAGTAAGCAAAAAGTTTacttaacaataaaataaatccCGAAATTACGACGCACGTTGAGTTGTCAACATATCTAGTATAAAAACCCAAGAAACCATCCCACTCCCTCCACCACTCCAtccaccacctcctccgccgccgtgGGCAATGGCGATCACAAAGCCATCCTCCGGCGACCTCAAATCACGCGTCAACACCTGCATCGACAAGCTCTCTGACCGAGACACGCTCTCCATGGCCTCCAACGAGCTCGAATCCATCGCCCGCACCCTCCCAAACGACGCCTTCGCCCCTTTCCTAAACTGCCTCTCCGCCACCGACTCCTCCGAGAAGTCCCCCGTCCGCCGCCAGTGCGTCCGCCTCATCAGCGTCCTCTCCGCCGCCCACGGCGACGCCCTCTCCCCGCACGTCTCCAAGATGATCTCCGCCGTCCTCCGCCGCCTCCGCGACCCCGActccgccgtccgcgccgcctGCGTCGAAGCCGTCTCTTCCATCTCCGCGCACGTCACCTCGCCGCCGCTGTTCGCCGCGATCCTGAAGCCTCTGGCTGAAGCTCTCTTCCACGAGCAGGACTCCAAGGCGCAGATCGGGGCCGCGCTCTGCCTCGCCGCGGCGGTGGAGGCGGCGCCGGATCCCGACTCGGCGGAGATGAGGAGGCTGCTGCCTAGGGTTTTGAAATTAGCCAGGAGAGATGGTTGCAAAGCGAAGCCGGCTCTGCTCGCATTGGTAGGTTGCATCGTTAGCACCGATTGCGTTAAGAGTAAGAGTTTGTTCATATCTACCGTTTCCACGGCGGTTGATTTCCTGAGCAGCGACGATTGGGCTGCGAGAAAGGAAGCAGCGGAGGTTTTGGAGAAGGCGGCGATGGCTGACTGCAATTTGTCGCTGCAATTTAAGGCTTCTTGCTTAGCTGCTTTAGAGAACAGGAGATTCGACAAGGTAATCAGTcattttccttcatctttttcAATGATTAAGCGACAAAAATGTGTATTGActgttttttacaccttttaaTTTACAGGTAAAGCTTGTTAGGGAAAAGATGAACAGAGCATTGGAGATATGGAAAGATCTTCCCGAGCAATCCGAAGCCCTCTCCTCGCCGAATGGTATTATTAGCAAAGTACtactttttttgtttattggctaaaaaattatcataatcAGCATCGCCGGCGAATTTTCTCAaattattttatgttattttcgTATGCAATTTGCCctaattaatgcaataaacacAATTTAGGAGATACTAACCGTTATAATTGGGAGACTCATTAGATCACTCTCAATTGATAGTTAAAGATATGCAAAAAGGCGCATTGTTAATTAAGCAAATTCAGTTGATAATTAGCCCTTGTTTGATTAAAGAGTGCTAAGACTGTAAAAATGATGAATGTTGATGTTTTGCATTGTTTGTCAGTTCAATCAGATACTAGCAGTGCTGGTTACTACTCCCCTAGCTCAGAAACTCCTCAACTGAGAAAAATGCATCCACCGAGGTCGCCTGCGTCTAGTTGCTCGTCGTCAACCAGCAGCAGCAGGAGGAGCACTCTGGGAAATGAGGACGCCAAACCTCGCATTCCCACTGCCAGTAACAAGTTCAATGTAAAGAAGGACACCCGTGCTCGGGTGGTTCCCTGCGACAGTTCAGACAATATCAAAGATGACTTTGAGAGCGAGAACGAGAACGAGTTCGAGTTCGAGGACATGTCTCTGATCCGCAGGCAGCTGCAGCAGATAGAAAGCCAGCAATCGAATTTGTTCAGCCTCCTTCAGGTATAGCTAGTCTCTCTTGAAAATGGTTTCTACTACATTATGCTGTGCTGTGTTGTATTGTATTGAGATTGATCTGTTGTTGCTTCAGAGGTATATTGGGAGCTCTCAGAAGGGCATGAGCTCGTTGGAGAAGCGAGTGGATGGGTTGGAGAAGGTGCTGGGCGTGATGTCGGAGGATTTTGCTCTCCCAACACGAAGGATCTCAACGACAAGTGAGGAGTTGGGGAACGCTTGCTGTATGATCCCAGGAAGGGAGTTTCTTAGTCCCAAGTTTTGGAGGAGAGGAGAGTCTGTTAATTTGAAGTTGGAATCCTCTTTCAGCAGCAGTCATGGAAATGGAATTATGCTCAAAGATGCTAAGATTATTACGAGGCTTGATAGTCCAAGAAAGTGAAGTGATAGATATTCTTTTGTTTTAGGTCGAGCTAGAATGGCTGCTGCTGTAAATATACGGATTTTTCTGTAGCAAAAAGAGATGAGGCCAAGGAAAAGGTTCTATCTTCAGTTGCTCTGCTGTTTCTTGGTTTATTCATCTTTGTCTTGTTGAGAATTTGGTTGGTTTAAGCCTTATTTTGAAGGCCCTTTACAACTTTTGATGAATGGAATGTATAGAATAGAATCGAATGATAGTATGCACCATTGAAACAAAAATCAATCTTCAACTGGCTACAATTATCCGTACTATTAAAACAAGTGGCATTCAAGTCCAATAGTCATACTAAAGAATCTAAGATAACCCAACGCATAAcaatttgaccaaaatttaaataaattttggctACAATTATCCCTTAAATTATTCAACTAATTCCATTTGGCAATTAGGATATTTGCGTGGAGTACATGTTTATTCTATGTTTTCCTTGGAATTTAAATGCAAGAACACATTAACGACGTTTCATTGATATTTCCATGGATATGTGGTTTTAccatatttatattttcagaAATAATCTGAAACGACAAAATTTAGCAATAAAATTAGGAAATTCTATTTGATATATTTGTCTTGTCGTAAGCTTGTGTGTGGCTACTTAGATACTTTTCCAACTACCAAAAGGGGGTTTAGGGTTCACAAGAGCAGCGACATCCACCACTAAGAAATCAAGGTATGCTTGAATTCTTTCTCCAATCCTTTCTTCTTCTCAGATTACTCAATTACCTATAATTTCTGCAGCTGGAGAGAAATTGATCATACATGGGCGTGCTCGAGTTGCTCTGCAAGACTTCATCTCTTTGTGTAGACAGACCGATTCCCAGCCCTGATTGTGGTTCATTTCAGCTGAATCTCAGGCGGAGTAGAATTACATTTATGACCCCGCCAgcttcctcctccgccgccgttTCGGTAACTGAGGAAAGCCCAAAGGAAGGAGGCGGCAAGCTGACTGGGGATTCATTCATACGGCCGCATCTCCGTAAATTGTCCCCATATCAACCTATTCTCCCTTTCGAGG is a window of Salvia splendens isolate huo1 chromosome 3, SspV2, whole genome shotgun sequence DNA encoding:
- the LOC121797175 gene encoding TORTIFOLIA1-like protein 4 — protein: MAITKPSSGDLKSRVNTCIDKLSDRDTLSMASNELESIARTLPNDAFAPFLNCLSATDSSEKSPVRRQCVRLISVLSAAHGDALSPHVSKMISAVLRRLRDPDSAVRAACVEAVSSISAHVTSPPLFAAILKPLAEALFHEQDSKAQIGAALCLAAAVEAAPDPDSAEMRRLLPRVLKLARRDGCKAKPALLALVGCIVSTDCVKSKSLFISTVSTAVDFLSSDDWAARKEAAEVLEKAAMADCNLSLQFKASCLAALENRRFDKVKLVREKMNRALEIWKDLPEQSEALSSPNVQSDTSSAGYYSPSSETPQLRKMHPPRSPASSCSSSTSSSRRSTLGNEDAKPRIPTASNKFNVKKDTRARVVPCDSSDNIKDDFESENENEFEFEDMSLIRRQLQQIESQQSNLFSLLQRYIGSSQKGMSSLEKRVDGLEKVLGVMSEDFALPTRRISTTSEELGNACCMIPGREFLSPKFWRRGESVNLKLESSFSSSHGNGIMLKDAKIITRLDSPRK